In the genome of Malania oleifera isolate guangnan ecotype guangnan chromosome 5, ASM2987363v1, whole genome shotgun sequence, the window AATGAGGTCCTCCAGTTTCTCCCACCTGCTCTTCATCCCTTAAATATGAGTTCCTAAAGAATTAAACAGCAAACTTATATTGGTCATCACTCATAATACCATTTGTTTGAGTACTAAAATCTCTTTTCTTTCTGTAAACATGTGTGGTACTCAATTACCTCATCCCGTTAGAATCGACAGACTCTTCGGTCATCGAATCTGCTTCCTTTGTACTGTCAATCCCATGTACCTACCAATTCGCAACCCTAAATTCATTTGTACTAAATTCTGCTCAATCTCTATATGCATTTTCTTTGCTGTTACCTCAATGTTCTCTGCAGGTTTATGGGGCACAACCCGGCTACCAGTCAATTTTGCCTGCTAGAAGAAGAAGGTGACGAGTAAAGACTAGCTATTAAATTGATCTCGCTTTCGTATCGCCTGGGATTAGCAGAAAATTGAAGGGAACATGCTTATATACTTACTTTCAACTGTTCTATTTGGCGAATTGCTTCAATAATAGTTTGCTGGTACACTTGAGCTTCAAAAACAGACGTGATCTTCTCAAGTTCCGGATTGTAAAACCTAAAAATTATACAAGAATGGGTGTTATTTCTGTCCAGATGCCTGATACATGTAATTAGGGATTGTTGCATGCTAATCGGAGAGTGTGGGAAAGTAGGAAAAGGCAGTAAGTAAGATACTGACTTCATTTTTTCCTCAGTTACATGTTGTCTCTGAGTCAGTCTCTGGAGTGTTTCCTCAAGAGCCTAATTGGAGCTCCAAAAAGGTCAATGAttgcagagatatatatatatatatatatatatatatatatatatatttctaaaaaaaaaaattaacacacacacacatcatgAAAGGATTCTGTTCAAAGCGGCACATGGTTCAAGTATTACCTCTATTCTGATCATTTTTGTTCAATCGCCATTGAATGAtcataataaagaaaaaaaaaggttctCATCAGAAGATCATAGGCATCCAAAAAATAGACTCAAGACAGACAACCAATCTTTGTATACTTTGTGTTTGAGAAGGTGGGAGTGTGGGGTTGTATctttgtgcgtgtgtgtgtgtgtgtaatatatatatatatatatatatatatatatacagagagagagagagagagagagagagagagagagagagagagagagagagagagagagagagagagagagagacgaactCTGCTAATTTTTCAATCATTTCTCCTTCATATTTGAGTTGTGTGAGGCTTTGGAATAGATACTGCAAATAATggcatgatatgtttaatataaGTGCGTGTAAGCACATTTGCGCTCATTCATACACACACAGAAAGAATGAGTTTATTATTTATTACCTCTTCATTCCAAATAGCTCTgcatttttcaaaagaataccaaaaatcaaaagaaaaaacaaTGAAAAGTCGAAACAAACTCATTAATGAAGATGTTTAGTCCAAATCAAACAAGGCAAAAACAGGCAATTAAAGGCATACCCTCCTCGCAATTCTTCAGGCCGATCAATATAACGAAGAAAGATATCCTCAATCCTACAAAAACACAAAATCCAATCACATACATGTAACTCCTACAATGAAAATAGATTTTAACTTCTGGATCATCAACCTTCCATTGCTAGCAAAGGTAGTCAATCTACCACTTGGAGAAAACATGATCAGTCCAACATCAATGTCACACAACACTGATAGTTCAGTGGCCTTCTTCACAATCCCATCTTTGCGCTTTGAGTATGTCACTTGGCGAGAGGTTGGGTTCTCAATTTTCTTCATCACCAACTTTTTCCGACCCATGTTTGGTATgcgagaaaagaagagaaagcaTAGGAAAATTTAAGAATAGGGTTGATCTTGGTGTGAATTTATAGGTAGTAGAAAGAGGGGGAGATAGAATTTAGTGCCAAGCGTTGACTGTGCAAAAGGGAGCACAGCCCCACTGCTGTTGACAACCTGTCCAAAGTTCCTCCATGACTCTGTGGAAGCTTTTACATTTGATCTTCTTCCTTTTGGTGTTTGTTTTCGTCAGAAAATTAAAGTTATTGATCATATTGAGGTCTATTAATTACCGGACTTTTTAAAAAGTGTCTTTCATAACTATGTTTCTAAAAATTTAAAGTGAGTAACAGTACTATAATTGTAATGGGCGACCTAGGCTTTAAATGTACATTTTAATTAATAGGCTTTAAAACATTTTAATTAAGTTGGGTTCGCGTATTATGATTAGTTTCATAAGAAAAGTTGGAAACTTTTGGAGATCACTTGTATAGTTTTGGTTGCTAACATCATTATTTTGCACTTTAAAAATATGTCATATAATTGACGCAATGGATATCTAGCGTATtcttacaaaaacaaaaaaacaaaaaaaatttgtcGCGTAACCAATTGAATTTGACATATTACTTATTGCATGATACTTTctaacaaataaaatattattgtcATGTGTAATAAGCGCGATTTGACAACTATTCTTTCAGCATTGTTTATGATATAATCGAACGATTTTCAAGTTCAATTTTGGGGCTTGTTGAATAAATTAGTCAAATATGAACATGAATAGGTTCAATTTGTTTCGGCTCATGATGATTAGAAGCTTGACTGAGCTCATTTCGTAGGTTTGGATTAAACTTGATATGCCCCAAAAAGTACATTACCTATCATAAGTTCAGAAGAGACTAAGGTTTAGCATTGATGGGGGCAGTTACCACCCATGTCAATTGCTCAGCCAGAGCAATTGACGCTAGCGTCATAATGATCAAAGCAATCTACACCAATGCTGCAATAACTAGAGGGATTCACACCAACCATCATAAACACGCTCATAAATGACGAATCTCCTAAAGGCCAAACTTCGCCAATATAAAAGGGGAGCATTGCAAAGAGGTACGACATCTCTCATTAAAAAACTACTTTACTGTTACTTACAACCTCTCAAAccaatcccttacttaggcattggagaGATTCCCCGGAGGACACCTCAGGTCCTCCAAGCCACTCTTATTTCATCCTTTTTTAGGTGATCGTGATTAGAAAGTTCATCAGAGGtcattcaaaatttttattcTGTAATAGTTGGCGCTGTATGTGGGAACGATTTTGAGAGGTTTCTTTCCTACTTCTGATCTTCGATCCTTGAAACATGACAATGTCCAACAATTCAAGTTCAGAGCCGGCTGTGGGTGATTGATCACCCTAGTCCATTCACTCCATACCTGGAGACCATTCTAATGTAATGAGGGGAGAATTCCTTACTTTCGAAAGGAGAATGGATGACATGTTCAACATGATTCTACAGAAAAAAGGGTTATGACAGACTTGTTCCCCACCATCAACCTAGATCGTGAGTCACAGGAAAAAATGGCAAACCTAAAGGAGAGCGATGAAAAAACCAATCCCGagaagaaggtagaagatgcaaataatGTGGGGATCAACGAACAACGATCGAACGAGCTAGAGGAGAGGATAAAAAAGATTGACCAAATAGAAAAGATGATGTTGAAGGCTCGCACCAATCCCTCTTGCGTGGAAGCCTCGTTGAAGTCTTCAAATCTAcccttcaccaaagaagtgatggacgTCTCATTGTTGAGTAAGTTCAAAATGTCTAGCTTCGAAAGGTATGAGGGTTCGTCCGACCCAGTCGACCACCTAGATTCTTTTAAGGTGTTAATGCAATTTCAAGGCGCACCAGATGCCATAATGTGTCGTGCATTTTCTGCCACCCTTAAAGGGAACGCCAGGGCATGGTATTGGACCCTGAAGCCTGAATCCATTGACTCTTTTCTGAAATGGAGCAACAATTTACTGGGCACTTCATCAACAGCCGTAGGATAGCAAATACCTCAGCTCATCTTATGAGTCTGGTCCAAGGAGAAAgggagatatttaaaaaattcatacATCACTTTGTCGCTGCTACCTTAGAGATTCGCAACTTGGATCAGGGAGTAGTATTGGCGGCCCTAACCATGGCCCTCCAACCTGGGGATTCTTGTCCTCAATGGGAAAGAAACTTCCAGTCAACATGGGAGAACTAATGGCACGGGAACAAAAGTATATCAATCTGGAGGAAGTGATGGACATAGGAGAGACCGAGCTGATTTGAAGAGAAAGAGCTCGAGGGATATGGCGGAGGCCTCTAAAATAAGGAAAAGGCCAAAAAGTAGCAAGCTACAAAGCAACCCTAAGGGGTTAGGACATAAAAGTAAGTTCGAGTCCTACACACCCCTAAACGCCACACGTACCAATGTCTTAATGAATATCAAAGAAAGAGGGTATGTCTCATGGCCCAAACCTATGCGCACACCATCGCATAAGCTGAACATGTCAATTCTATCAATTCCACAATGACCACATGCATGACACGGAGGAGTGCATTCACCTCAAGAATGAAATTGAGGCCCTCATAAAAAGGGGGTACCTATCGGGGTTTGTGAAAAAGGAACCACCAAATGGAAAGTCGTAAGCAGAAAAAACCTAAAGCGGAATGAAAAGGAGAACAAATTGTCGGGGAGATTACAGTAATCTTCAGTGGACTAGCAAGCAGAGGAGATAGTGGAGGTGCCCGAAAAAggtatggaaaaaaaatggtgcTCCTGACGCAAGGGAGGGAGATGAATTACGATAAAAAAAGGTAAGAGGATGCTATCACCTTCACCAAAAAATATGAGGAGTATGTACAACAGCCTCATGATGATGCCCTGGTAGTATCATTGCTAGTGGCAAATTACAAAATAAGGAGAGTGTTGATAGACAACGGGAGTTCAGCCGACATACTCTTCTAGTCGGTGTTACACGAGATGAAAATTGGGAAAGAAAAGCTGAAACCAATCTCCACACCTTTGGTTGGGTTTGGAGGAGATGTGGTCCATACAATAGGTATGATAACACTCCTTTTGACGATAAGGACATCTCCACAGCAAATCACCCTGATGGTAGACTTCTTGGTGGTCGATCGCCCCTTAATTTACAATATCATATTAGGCCCCAACGCTTAATACAACCAAGGCCATAACTTCTACCTACCACTTGAAGATGAAATTCCCTACCTCACACGTGGTTGGGGTAGTCAAAGGGGACCATACAACGTCTCAAAACTGCTATGTAATGGCGTTGAAAGGGAAGGCTGAGACACAGGGGACTCTAGCTATTTAGGGTTTGGAGGAAAGAAGATGATAAGCACATGGAACGTtgatatttataaatttcaattCATTACATTGTATGCTTcaaaagaaaaattacaaaagTGTTGAAAATGAAAATTACAAAAGCAATAAAACTCCATGCTTGGTCCCTCTAGTCACCTGCTTTGCTACCTTCTTGACCCTCCTCTTCAATCTCTTCAGTCTTGTCCATTTCCTCCCTCTACTATGGACTTTCATTGCCATAACCATATGAGTAGACGCCAGCTAGAGAAAGATCAAGATGCATCTTCCTAACCTGCTCTCGACACCTATGAAAGCCTTCTTGGTACTTCTGAGAAGTGTTGAGGATAAACCTCTTAGAGTTCTAGTAGTCCAATATTGCGGTGCTCATGGCACTAGGGACCTCTTCATTCCGAATCCTCGCGATCTCCTCTTAAAGAGACTTCTCCTGACAAATAGCATCGGCTCGAGCTTTGTGCAGCTCATTTTGCGCAACAACATACTTCTCCTTCAACTCCATAGAGATCCAGTACATCTCAGCGTCCTTTTCCTCCATATACAGGGACGTAGCTACCATTTGAGAATAATGTCAACGTAGAATATTGTGGTGAGCAGCAAAAATAAACTTATAAGTTAAATCAGCAAGGAAACCTAGTAAGCAGTGTGTCGAAGGCTAGCCGACAGATTCTCAAGAAGAGTCATCTTCAGTTATAGGGCATCCTCAAAATGTATCGCGCGCCGAAAGGCAGGATCAAAACCATGAAATCTGTGACGCCCCAACCACGAAATCTCCCCAATTAATATGTTGGTGGCCAAAATTAGAACCCAAGGATATTTTTTGTTCATCAATCGGCGTAGGTTTTCCcgagaaaattgaggagagagagagagtttgagaagagagagagacgagagagatggtgagagagagagagttggagtGAGCATAGAGAGAGGCGAGGGGCGTCTCAGGATTCTAATTgaaatcctgaagcttctttaagcttcaagataatttacttatatatatatatatataatttaattaataattattaattaattttattaaatttctttttttgGAATCACAACATCCGAACTCAGGAAGCCGCATACCCGCAAACAATTGGCTCGGATGAGTTGTTGCTACAACAACACCAGCTCGGCAAGCCCTACACATGTCAAATTTGGCTCGAAAAAGTTGATATCCTAGCCAAATCAGCTCATCGAGCTGTACACTCGTCAGGTCAGTTCGAATAAGCCGATTGCTCACCAAATTTGGCTCGGCAAGTCTTAAGCCAAATATAAGGAGATAGTTCccataatctttaaaaaaaaaaaaaaaggaggaggGACATGACAACTTTCGAACTTTAGaaacaagctttaaaaattcgaaactgaaggggggggggggaactaaTATACCCCAAAAAGTATATCACCAATCATAAGTCAAAAGGAGACTAAGGTCCTgcattgatgagggcagttaCCATCCAAGTCAATTTCTCGGCTAGAACAATTGACACCAGCACCATAATGATCAGAGCGATCTACGCCAACGTTGCAATATCAGGAGAATTTCACGCCAAGCTTCATAAAAACACTTATAAATGGTGAATCTCTTAAGGGTCAAACTTCGCCAATATAAAAGGAGAGCACTGCAAAGAGGTATGACATCTCTCTTTAAAAAACTACTTTACTTGTTACTTGCAACCTCTCAAAccaatcccttacttaggcatcagagagattcaccagagtacaccccgggtcctccaagtcatTCTTATTTCATCCATTTTTAGGTGATTGTGATCGaaaagttcatcaaaagtcattCGATATTTTTATTCCGCAGAAAAACTTTTTTGTGGCCTTGTTCAATAAGGGTGAGTTAGGATTAATAAAATGTATGGACTTAAAAGTAAGGTTTGTTTAGGTTGTTTAGTGATAGGATCCGCGTCCAAGGGCAATAAGTTAGGGTAAAAAATTTTAAGATAATATTAGTAAGAGCCTCTATGCATTTTTGGTCTAATGAAACCCTAAGAGTCTGTCACTTCTCATAATGAAAGTGACTAAAAGAACCAAATTGCTTGTGAACATCTTAATAGTTCAGTTAGGTAATAGATTGTGATCTTGTTCATTTATATAATGAACAAATTTGAAGAAGAATATGATTTGAGTTTGGGTAAAACTTGaactcaattaaaattttaatgaataAGTTTGAGTATGGTAAATCTTGACTTGGTTGGGCTTGTTTACAATCTTAATTAAACAAATCTTGATTACGAAATAATGAATTAGggttaatattattttattatataaatttgcTTGATCAAATAAAGCTAAAGCAAATAATACTTTAGTAAAGTTGAGTCGAAATTATTACATTTGATGGTTGAATCCATAAGACATAAGGGTCAATCACTCTTTAAGAGAGAATTTAATGGAGATATAAAAGTATATCTTAATTATGTTGAATACATACTAAGAAGATCCTGACATATGAGGAcaaatttaatttcaatattGTGGTTTATCTTTTTTTGGAAAAAACTATAAGCCTCAATAAACCAAAGTGAGAATATTTATTCAAAATGGAGCCAAAATATTATTACACTGCTGattaattgaatttaataaaGGGTATACATCCTCATCTCATCTAATTTGATATTGTAGGCATGAAAATGCATTGAATTATTTGGGTTTAATAAGTTGTTGTCAGTAAAGGGGATGTAGCTCAGATGGTAGAGCGCTCGCTTAGCATGCGAGAGGTACGGGGATCGATACCCCGCATCTCCATTTTCAGACGCTTCTTTTTTACTTTACCACTGCAATTGCAGTTCATTTCCAACGGAGGCACCCGCCATTTTCAACCATTTCTAAACTGA includes:
- the LOC131156274 gene encoding agamous-like MADS-box protein AGL66 isoform X2; this translates as MGRKKLVMKKIENPTSRQVTYSKRKDGIVKKATELSVLCDIDVGLIMFSPSGRLTTFASNGRIEDIFLRYIDRPEELRGGAIWNEEYLFQSLTQLKYEGEMIEKLAEFYNPELEKITSVFEAQVYQQTIIEAIRQIEQLKAKLTGSRVVPHKPAENIEVHGIDSTKEADSMTEESVDSNGMRNSYLRDEEQVGETGGPHLSLGYLKRQNHWNLMAGGGQTHAPAGF
- the LOC131156274 gene encoding agamous-like MADS-box protein AGL66 isoform X1, whose product is MGRKKLVMKKIENPTSRQVTYSKRKDGIVKKATELSVLCDIDVGLIMFSPSGRLTTFASNGRIEDIFLRYIDRPEELRGGAIWNEEYLFQSLTQLKYEGEMIEKLAEFYNPELEKITSVFEAQVYQQTIIEAIRQIEQLKQAKLTGSRVVPHKPAENIEVHGIDSTKEADSMTEESVDSNGMRNSYLRDEEQVGETGGPHLSLGYLKRQNHWNLMAGGGQTHAPAGF